A genome region from Methanobacterium sp. includes the following:
- a CDS encoding homocitrate synthase family protein has product MKYFVSPFNQSVDLKFPENITVYDTTLRDGEQTPGVCLRTPEKLQIARKLDELKLHQIEAGFPVVSHEERRSVKAIADENLDAKILALSRTKKEDIDIALDCNVDGIITFLGTSALHLKHKLKVSQEDALNICMNSIEHAKDHGLFVAFSAEDATRTDLDFLKNIYKKAEIYGADRVHIADTVGAISPQGMDYLVRELKKEINIEIALHCHNDFGMALSNCISGLLAGASAVSTTVNGIGERAGNTSLEELVMTLLLIYGVDLNFNISVFYELSQMVEELTNMKVPDNKPIVGKNVFRHESGIHVDAVIEEPLTYEPFLPELIGHQRRIVLGKHSGCRAVKAKLDECGIDVTKDELCKIVGMVKEKREEGKYINDNVFNDIVRSVRGPFNF; this is encoded by the coding sequence TTGAAATATTTCGTGAGTCCCTTTAACCAGTCAGTTGATTTAAAGTTTCCGGAAAATATCACTGTTTACGATACCACACTCCGGGATGGTGAACAAACACCCGGTGTCTGTCTTAGAACACCAGAAAAACTTCAAATCGCACGAAAACTCGATGAACTGAAATTACACCAGATTGAAGCAGGATTCCCCGTAGTGTCCCATGAAGAGAGACGTTCAGTGAAGGCCATTGCAGATGAAAATCTGGATGCAAAGATATTAGCCCTTTCCCGTACCAAAAAAGAAGATATCGACATAGCCCTGGATTGTAATGTAGATGGAATAATCACTTTTCTAGGAACTTCCGCCCTTCACCTCAAACATAAACTTAAAGTAAGCCAGGAAGATGCCCTGAATATATGTATGAACTCAATTGAACACGCCAAAGATCATGGCCTATTTGTAGCTTTCTCAGCAGAAGACGCAACACGTACTGATCTGGACTTTTTGAAGAATATCTACAAGAAAGCAGAGATTTACGGTGCTGATCGAGTGCACATAGCCGATACCGTGGGAGCAATAAGCCCCCAGGGTATGGATTATCTGGTACGAGAGTTAAAAAAGGAAATAAACATAGAAATAGCTTTACACTGTCATAATGACTTTGGAATGGCCCTATCAAATTGTATTTCAGGTTTACTGGCCGGTGCCAGTGCAGTTTCCACCACAGTCAACGGGATAGGCGAAAGAGCAGGTAACACCTCCCTGGAGGAACTGGTGATGACACTCCTTCTAATCTATGGAGTGGACCTGAACTTCAACATTAGCGTGTTCTATGAGCTTTCCCAGATGGTGGAAGAACTTACCAACATGAAAGTTCCAGATAACAAACCCATTGTGGGTAAAAACGTTTTCCGACATGAATCTGGCATACACGTGGATGCAGTTATTGAAGAACCTTTAACCTATGAACCATTCCTCCCAGAACTCATAGGTCACCAGAGACGGATCGTACTGGGCAAACACTCAGGTTGCAGAGCTGTGAAGGCCAAACTGGATGAATGCGGGATCGATGTTACCAAGGATGAACTGTGTAAAATTGTGGGAATGGTAAAGGAAAAACGGGAAGAAGGAAAATACATTAACGATAACGTTTTCAACGACATCGTGCGTTCAGTGCGAGGACCATTTAATTTTTAA
- the cyaB gene encoding class IV adenylate cyclase, whose amino-acid sequence MIEVEVKAHAPQDQGALEEKLVKIGARRVGEEFQEDLYFNAPHRDFAQTDEALRIRKVISGASEKIFITYKGAKMDEVSKTRKEIEVGVEDSHKVADIFQNLSFRPVATVRKNRIIYTMNDLIITLDGVQGVGNFVEIEKEIEEGEDTKEALDEIFATYSMMGIEDGFERRSYLELMDIH is encoded by the coding sequence ATGATAGAAGTGGAAGTTAAAGCCCACGCACCCCAAGATCAGGGTGCATTAGAAGAGAAACTGGTTAAAATTGGTGCCCGGAGAGTTGGGGAGGAATTTCAGGAGGACCTTTATTTTAACGCACCTCATAGAGACTTTGCCCAGACTGATGAAGCCCTTAGAATAAGAAAAGTCATAAGTGGAGCTTCAGAAAAAATATTCATAACCTACAAGGGTGCCAAGATGGATGAAGTGAGTAAAACCAGGAAAGAAATCGAAGTGGGAGTGGAAGACTCTCATAAAGTGGCTGATATTTTCCAAAACCTCAGTTTCCGTCCAGTGGCAACAGTGCGAAAGAATCGAATTATTTACACCATGAATGATCTGATTATAACCCTGGATGGAGTTCAGGGAGTGGGTAATTTTGTGGAGATTGAAAAAGAAATTGAAGAAGGTGAGGACACCAAAGAAGCACTGGATGAGATTTTTGCCACCTATTCAATGATGGGGATAGAAGATGGTTTTGAAAGAAGATCTTACCTGGAATTGATGGATATTCATTAA
- a CDS encoding TATA-box-binding protein, with the protein MTKVEIKVENIVASATLGKSVDLPQVAPALEGVEYNLEQFPGLVYKLKEPKTAALIFGSGKLVCTGAKSIEDSKKAIHIAVDKMRALDPDIPHEFEIKVQNIVASANLEKTLNLEAVALDLENTEYEPEQFPGLVYRLGEPKVVLLLFGSGKVVCTGAKTTTDAQLGVEKTKERLSELDLL; encoded by the coding sequence ATGACAAAAGTTGAAATCAAAGTGGAGAACATAGTGGCTTCCGCAACGCTCGGAAAGTCCGTAGACCTTCCCCAAGTCGCACCAGCGCTGGAAGGTGTAGAATATAACCTTGAACAATTTCCGGGATTAGTCTACAAGCTTAAAGAGCCTAAAACCGCAGCCCTAATATTTGGATCCGGTAAATTGGTGTGCACAGGAGCAAAGTCCATAGAGGACTCTAAAAAAGCAATACACATAGCAGTAGACAAGATGCGCGCCCTTGACCCTGATATACCCCACGAATTTGAAATTAAAGTCCAGAACATTGTCGCTTCTGCCAATCTGGAAAAAACTCTCAACTTAGAGGCAGTAGCCCTCGACCTGGAAAACACCGAATACGAACCAGAACAATTCCCCGGATTGGTTTACCGACTGGGTGAACCCAAAGTAGTATTATTACTATTTGGATCTGGAAAAGTAGTATGTACAGGTGCAAAAACCACAACCGACGCACAGCTTGGTGTAGAAAAAACGAAAGAAAGATTATCTGAATTAGATTTATTATAA
- the serB gene encoding phosphoserine phosphatase SerB — protein MIKLIAFDLDNVLIDGEVIDEMAKLTGVDEEISKITSQAMEGKLDFGTALKERVSLLKGASVEDINKVMLEIPLMEGAKDSVKELKKRGYKIATITGSFDVIAQRMKDELDLDYVYSNTLQEKDGILTGEVTGPLVDGSKKEILQELMKLEKISAEECAAVGDGANDISMLEEAGLGIAFNAKPVLKEIADVIVENKDLRELLEIFDKSSDKKASKKAEEEPKESFPELLSKKKDLEKTLKELTTQRDKLNDEAKVFRQERDELNSQIRGNLDNALKYRDERDQINQEVKKYKKLRDEAHQAYKKMEWTSGRREAVQIEDEIKRLEKTIETRVLDIRKENELVKKVTDLRKKLQGMQEDEESRSEALKHKEVSETHHAKVVELSDQAQETHEKMLEYFRNIDEIRSQADAAHQKFIETREKANKVHDEVKATFGKIRKANKGMDKVKAKERNAEDEIVRKKNSEEKEKAEEIYRKFLEGKKVSTEELLLLQKHNIV, from the coding sequence TTGATTAAACTTATCGCATTTGATCTTGATAACGTCCTTATAGACGGTGAAGTCATAGACGAAATGGCTAAATTAACTGGAGTAGACGAAGAAATTTCCAAAATAACCAGTCAAGCCATGGAAGGAAAATTAGATTTTGGAACCGCCCTGAAAGAAAGAGTTTCACTCTTGAAAGGAGCATCAGTTGAAGATATCAACAAGGTAATGCTGGAAATCCCCCTCATGGAAGGGGCAAAAGACAGTGTTAAAGAGCTCAAAAAAAGGGGTTACAAAATAGCAACCATAACCGGCAGTTTTGATGTCATTGCCCAGCGCATGAAAGACGAACTTGACCTGGACTACGTGTATTCCAACACACTCCAGGAAAAAGACGGCATTCTTACCGGTGAAGTAACCGGACCACTGGTAGATGGCTCTAAAAAAGAAATTCTCCAGGAACTAATGAAACTGGAAAAAATCTCAGCCGAAGAATGTGCTGCAGTTGGTGATGGTGCCAATGATATTTCCATGCTTGAAGAAGCAGGTCTAGGAATAGCATTTAACGCTAAACCAGTGTTAAAAGAAATAGCAGACGTCATCGTTGAAAATAAGGACCTAAGAGAATTACTGGAAATATTTGATAAAAGTTCTGATAAAAAAGCTTCTAAAAAGGCTGAAGAAGAACCTAAAGAAAGCTTCCCCGAACTTTTATCCAAGAAAAAGGATCTGGAAAAGACCCTTAAAGAACTCACAACCCAAAGAGACAAATTAAATGATGAGGCTAAAGTATTCCGTCAAGAACGGGATGAACTTAACTCCCAGATAAGAGGAAACCTGGACAATGCCCTGAAATACAGGGATGAAAGGGATCAGATTAACCAGGAAGTTAAGAAATATAAAAAACTACGAGATGAAGCCCATCAAGCCTACAAAAAAATGGAATGGACCTCCGGAAGAAGGGAAGCCGTTCAGATTGAGGATGAAATAAAACGTCTGGAAAAAACCATTGAAACCAGAGTTTTAGACATCCGAAAAGAAAATGAACTGGTTAAAAAGGTTACCGATCTCCGTAAGAAGCTTCAGGGCATGCAGGAAGATGAGGAAAGTCGTAGTGAAGCCTTAAAACATAAAGAAGTTTCTGAAACCCACCATGCTAAAGTGGTGGAGTTATCTGACCAGGCACAGGAAACCCATGAGAAAATGCTGGAATACTTCCGCAACATCGATGAAATCCGAAGCCAGGCAGACGCAGCTCATCAGAAATTCATAGAAACCCGGGAAAAGGCAAACAAAGTTCATGATGAGGTTAAAGCCACCTTTGGTAAAATAAGGAAAGCCAACAAAGGCATGGACAAAGTTAAAGCCAAGGAACGAAACGCCGAAGATGAAATCGTGCGTAAGAAAAACTCCGAGGAAAAGGAGAAAGCCGAAGAAATCTACCGTAAGTTCTTAGAGGGTAAAAAAGTTTCCACCGAGGAATTACTCCTCCTACAGAAACACAACATTGTCTGA
- a CDS encoding MFS transporter, translating into MAPNDNFPKVSNDIKIAALLAATIASFFTPFMGSSVNIALPAIGLDFGADAIILNWVTNGFLLAAAIFAVPFGRVADIHGMKKIFTYGIIIFTVASLLCALSPTAYALIGSRILQGIGSAMIFVTGLAIISSVYPPQHRGKAIGINVAAVYVGLSFGPVVGGFMTQYLGWRSLFLLMIPFGLLVTAIVFWKLNDEWAASKGEKFDYVGSILYSLMLFLVMYGFSSLPQIDGWVMLILGVVGFFAFIRWELRTKSPVFNVRLFKNTAFTFSSVAALINYSATFAVTLLLSYYLQYIKGLEPQTAGLILVAQPIVMAITAPIAGRMSDRIDARLIATTGMATVTLALFTLTFIDGNTSINDIIIGLAVLGLGFGLFSSPNTNVIMGSVERKFYGVASATVSTMRLIGQTMSIGIATLVFALFIGRVQITPSQYPALLESIQLCFVVFTALCFIGVFVSWWRGNNKGYQEEKDGR; encoded by the coding sequence ATGGCCCCTAATGATAACTTTCCTAAAGTTAGTAATGATATTAAAATCGCTGCACTTTTAGCAGCCACCATAGCTTCTTTTTTCACACCCTTCATGGGTTCATCGGTTAACATAGCCCTACCAGCTATTGGACTGGATTTCGGTGCAGATGCAATTATTTTGAACTGGGTTACCAACGGATTCCTGCTGGCAGCTGCTATATTTGCAGTTCCCTTCGGTAGAGTGGCAGATATACACGGTATGAAGAAGATCTTCACATACGGAATTATCATATTCACCGTGGCATCACTGTTATGTGCCTTATCCCCCACTGCTTATGCATTGATAGGATCAAGGATACTGCAGGGTATTGGTTCGGCGATGATCTTTGTAACTGGGCTGGCCATAATCAGTTCAGTTTATCCACCCCAGCACAGGGGAAAAGCAATAGGGATCAACGTAGCAGCGGTCTATGTTGGTTTATCATTTGGCCCGGTTGTAGGTGGGTTCATGACCCAGTATCTTGGTTGGAGGAGCCTGTTCTTGTTGATGATACCATTCGGGTTGCTGGTTACAGCCATAGTCTTCTGGAAACTCAATGATGAATGGGCAGCGTCCAAGGGAGAAAAATTCGATTATGTGGGTTCCATACTCTACAGTCTCATGCTGTTTTTGGTGATGTACGGATTTTCCAGTCTACCCCAAATAGATGGATGGGTAATGTTAATCCTGGGTGTTGTTGGATTTTTTGCCTTTATTAGGTGGGAACTTCGGACTAAAAGTCCTGTTTTTAATGTTAGGTTGTTTAAAAATACAGCCTTCACATTTTCCAGTGTGGCTGCCCTTATAAACTACAGTGCCACCTTTGCGGTTACCCTACTTTTGAGTTATTATCTCCAGTACATTAAGGGACTGGAACCACAGACTGCAGGCCTCATACTGGTAGCCCAACCCATAGTCATGGCCATAACCGCACCTATTGCCGGTAGGATGTCGGATCGCATTGATGCTCGACTCATTGCCACCACAGGGATGGCCACAGTCACCCTGGCACTCTTTACATTGACATTCATCGACGGCAACACCTCCATCAATGATATAATTATAGGACTCGCAGTGCTGGGACTTGGATTTGGACTGTTCTCCTCACCCAACACCAACGTGATCATGGGTTCAGTGGAGCGTAAATTCTACGGAGTGGCCTCAGCCACTGTGAGCACCATGCGGCTCATCGGTCAAACCATGAGTATAGGAATAGCCACCCTGGTCTTCGCCCTCTTTATTGGACGGGTACAGATAACACCCAGCCAATACCCGGCGCTACTGGAAAGTATACAGCTATGCTTCGTAGTTTTCACTGCACTGTGCTTTATAGGAGTGTTTGTGTCATGGTGGAGGGGGAATAACAAGGGCTATCAAGAAGAAAAAGATGGGAGATAA
- a CDS encoding putative quinol monooxygenase, producing the protein MIIVTATITAKPGKRNEIISKSNDLIKSTRLEPGCINYNLYASTENEDALVMVEQWENKEVLDTHMQTDHFKAFGVAIGDILAEDLGIDIYSAEKV; encoded by the coding sequence ATGATCATTGTAACAGCTACAATAACTGCTAAACCAGGTAAAAGAAATGAAATTATTTCTAAATCCAATGATTTGATTAAATCAACCCGTTTAGAACCTGGCTGCATCAACTATAACTTATATGCCAGTACTGAAAATGAAGATGCACTGGTGATGGTCGAACAATGGGAAAACAAGGAAGTATTAGATACCCACATGCAAACTGACCATTTTAAGGCATTTGGTGTGGCTATTGGTGATATTTTGGCCGAAGATTTGGGTATTGATATTTATTCAGCTGAAAAAGTATGA
- a CDS encoding TetR/AcrR family transcriptional regulator, producing MDTKSRILETAFLLFLEKGFADVSLNEIIKKSDITTGGFYYHFDSKDTLLVEVIKKYIFNYFNFTIEQIRDFEGTHKEKLKTVILLIVGDDSTINTTTQLVERAEKIDYRTLHLLLFEGVQKYEIISKNYTEFYYNLLEFIKEVIDDGIAQGILREDIDSNKYSLLIQTAMVGTVLMWIGMPAMPLGERMQSNLDILWDSMKKED from the coding sequence ATGGATACAAAATCGAGGATATTAGAAACAGCTTTTTTACTCTTCCTTGAAAAGGGATTTGCTGATGTTTCATTGAATGAGATTATAAAAAAATCCGATATTACTACCGGGGGATTCTACTACCATTTTGATAGTAAAGATACCTTACTGGTCGAAGTGATTAAGAAATACATTTTCAACTATTTTAATTTCACCATAGAACAAATTAGAGATTTTGAGGGCACACACAAAGAAAAACTAAAAACTGTGATATTGTTAATTGTAGGAGACGATTCAACTATTAACACCACTACTCAACTGGTGGAACGTGCGGAAAAAATAGATTACCGGACCCTACACCTCCTTTTGTTTGAAGGTGTTCAGAAATATGAAATAATAAGCAAAAATTACACAGAATTCTATTACAACTTGTTGGAATTCATTAAGGAAGTAATTGATGATGGTATAGCTCAAGGCATACTGAGAGAAGATATTGATTCTAACAAATATTCATTACTTATCCAGACTGCCATGGTAGGAACAGTTCTAATGTGGATAGGAATGCCTGCAATGCCATTAGGGGAGCGGATGCAGTCTAATTTAGATATTTTATGGGATTCTATGAAAAAAGAGGATTAA
- a CDS encoding NAD(P)-dependent alcohol dehydrogenase → MKKMKGFAMLKIGEVGWIEKERPNCGPRDAIIRPTALAPCTSDVHTVWEGAIGDRHNMILGHEAVGIVDEVGSEVQDFKVGDKVIVPAITPDWDSEACQRGFPSQTGGACGGWKYSNFKDGVFSEYFHVNLADNNLAIQPEGMSDEAAVMIVDMLSTGFMGAENAAIELGATVAVLGIGAVGLSAIAGAKLKGAGRIFAVGTRPISVEVAKKYGATDIISYKDGDTGDQILEATDGVGVDAVVVAGGGPTILLDAFKMAKAGSKIANINYFGKGQGEEDTVPIPRVEWGFGMADKDLITGLCPGGRTRMERLADLVTYNRVDPTLMVTHTFKGFDKIGEALELMREKPRDLIKPVVLLE, encoded by the coding sequence GTGAAGAAAATGAAAGGATTTGCAATGTTGAAAATAGGGGAAGTAGGATGGATAGAAAAGGAAAGACCAAACTGCGGACCAAGAGATGCTATTATTAGACCAACCGCATTAGCACCATGTACTTCTGATGTCCACACCGTTTGGGAAGGGGCAATTGGTGACAGACATAACATGATTTTAGGACACGAAGCTGTAGGTATAGTAGATGAAGTAGGTAGTGAAGTCCAAGACTTCAAAGTTGGTGACAAAGTAATTGTACCGGCAATCACTCCTGACTGGGATTCAGAAGCATGTCAGCGTGGTTTTCCATCACAAACTGGAGGTGCATGTGGAGGATGGAAATACTCCAACTTCAAAGATGGTGTGTTTTCAGAATATTTCCATGTCAATCTGGCAGACAACAACCTGGCAATCCAACCAGAGGGAATGTCCGATGAAGCAGCGGTTATGATCGTCGACATGTTGAGTACTGGATTCATGGGTGCTGAAAACGCAGCAATAGAACTTGGTGCAACAGTAGCTGTTCTCGGTATTGGAGCAGTTGGACTCAGTGCTATAGCTGGTGCAAAACTAAAAGGTGCTGGGAGAATATTCGCTGTTGGAACCAGACCAATCTCGGTTGAAGTGGCTAAAAAATACGGTGCAACAGATATAATCAGTTACAAAGACGGAGACACTGGAGACCAGATTTTAGAAGCAACCGATGGAGTGGGTGTTGACGCGGTAGTAGTAGCTGGTGGTGGTCCTACAATTTTATTAGACGCATTCAAAATGGCAAAAGCAGGATCTAAAATTGCCAACATAAACTACTTCGGTAAAGGACAAGGTGAAGAAGACACCGTACCAATACCTCGTGTAGAGTGGGGATTCGGTATGGCCGACAAAGACCTGATAACTGGGCTATGTCCTGGTGGAAGAACCAGAATGGAAAGACTGGCAGATTTAGTGACCTACAACCGTGTAGACCCAACATTAATGGTCACCCACACCTTCAAAGGCTTCGATAAAATAGGAGAGGCTCTCGAACTCATGAGAGAAAAACCACGCGACCTGATCAAACCAGTCGTCCTCTTGGAATAA
- the npdG gene encoding NADPH-dependent F420 reductase, whose product MEIAIIGGTGGQGLGIAIRFVQAGEDVIIGSRTLEKAQVAVDKVKDLLGDVENLKAAENADAAAEAELLVLTVPLAAQKSTLLSIKEGAQGKTLLDATGPLESAIGGSPITYLDLWDGAAAERSAKILKDANVICAFNNISSAALMNFTEPIDCDCLISGDDVDSKVVATELIEKIPGVNVIDCGPLERAKIIEKITPLLIGLNIRNKTQFGGIRITGLGK is encoded by the coding sequence ATGGAGATAGCAATAATTGGTGGAACTGGTGGACAGGGTTTGGGAATAGCAATACGATTTGTACAAGCTGGAGAAGATGTTATAATCGGTTCAAGAACATTAGAAAAAGCTCAAGTAGCAGTAGATAAAGTTAAAGACCTTTTAGGGGATGTAGAAAATCTGAAAGCTGCTGAAAATGCTGATGCTGCAGCAGAAGCAGAACTACTCGTTTTAACTGTGCCATTAGCAGCACAAAAATCAACTTTACTCTCAATCAAAGAAGGTGCACAGGGTAAAACATTATTGGACGCGACTGGACCTTTAGAATCAGCTATCGGAGGGTCCCCCATAACCTATCTGGATCTTTGGGATGGTGCAGCAGCAGAAAGATCAGCAAAAATCCTGAAAGATGCCAATGTGATCTGTGCATTCAACAATATCAGTTCAGCGGCTCTAATGAATTTCACAGAACCAATAGACTGTGACTGCCTAATTTCAGGGGATGACGTAGATTCTAAAGTAGTGGCCACAGAATTGATAGAAAAAATTCCCGGTGTAAACGTTATTGACTGCGGACCACTGGAACGGGCTAAAATCATAGAAAAAATCACCCCGCTCCTAATTGGACTAAACATCCGAAACAAAACCCAATTCGGAGGAATAAGAATCACAGGATTAGGCAAATAA
- a CDS encoding SDR family NAD(P)-dependent oxidoreductase, translated as MKLENKVVLVTGASSGIRNEIAKLIAKEGASVVVVAKRNENLENLVKQIETNGGQAITVEGDLNPEEKMQTAFNAALSKFGKLDIVINSAGIADIIAPVADMGEGIWEVDLKVDLTGAI; from the coding sequence ATGAAATTAGAAAACAAGGTGGTACTGGTTACGGGTGCAAGTTCAGGGATACGGAATGAAATTGCCAAACTCATAGCAAAGGAAGGTGCATCTGTTGTTGTGGTCGCCAAGAGGAACGAAAACCTGGAAAATCTTGTCAAACAAATAGAAACTAATGGGGGGCAAGCCATCACTGTTGAAGGAGATCTTAACCCCGAAGAAAAGATGCAAACTGCATTCAACGCTGCTTTAAGTAAGTTTGGGAAACTGGATATTGTCATTAACAGTGCAGGAATAGCAGATATAATTGCTCCAGTTGCGGATATGGGTGAAGGTATCTGGGAAGTTGATCTTAAAGTTGATTTAACCGGAGCCATTTAA
- a CDS encoding aspartate dehydrogenase yields MTVGIIGCGAIASMITDFALEGKLDVDLKFFYDQDIEKAENLSSKVDGKTVTNVNDMVDHVDMVIEAASQQAVGKIVPPILKRGKDVIIMSVGALIDLDLKNHLENIALENKSRIYTPSGAIVGLDGIKAASIGNITEVNLVTRKPPESLGISTDKETVLYEGKASEAVRKFPMNMNVAATLSIACNMETNVKIIADPEIQHNCHEVHVVGDFGELRTTTQNRRCNTNPKTSVLAAYSAIKLLKSLNENSRIGT; encoded by the coding sequence GTGACTGTAGGGATCATAGGATGCGGGGCCATAGCCAGTATGATCACGGATTTTGCTTTAGAAGGCAAACTGGATGTTGATCTGAAATTCTTCTACGACCAGGATATAGAAAAGGCTGAGAACCTATCATCAAAAGTAGATGGGAAAACAGTCACTAATGTAAATGACATGGTAGATCATGTGGATATGGTGATTGAAGCTGCATCCCAGCAAGCAGTAGGGAAAATCGTTCCACCTATCCTCAAAAGGGGAAAAGATGTTATTATCATGAGTGTGGGTGCCTTAATAGATTTGGATCTTAAAAACCATTTGGAAAACATAGCATTGGAAAATAAATCCAGAATATACACCCCCTCAGGGGCTATTGTGGGGTTGGATGGGATTAAAGCTGCTTCAATAGGTAATATCACCGAAGTGAACCTGGTAACAAGGAAACCCCCGGAATCACTGGGAATTTCAACAGATAAAGAAACAGTGTTATACGAGGGCAAAGCCAGTGAGGCTGTGCGTAAATTTCCCATGAACATGAATGTAGCTGCTACTTTGAGTATTGCCTGCAACATGGAAACAAATGTGAAGATCATTGCGGACCCTGAAATCCAACACAACTGCCATGAGGTCCATGTGGTAGGGGATTTTGGTGAACTTAGAACCACCACTCAGAACAGGAGATGTAATACAAATCCAAAAACAAGTGTTTTAGCTGCTTATTCGGCAATAAAACTACTTAAAAGTTTAAATGAAAATTCGAGGATAGGTACTTGA